One Mycobacterium sp. SMC-4 DNA window includes the following coding sequences:
- a CDS encoding FAD-dependent monooxygenase: MTPPDSAHVAIVGAGPVGLALALGLGRYGVRSVLFEREAATSAQSKAPAIHQRSREILRQWGVEDSLVHAGTLLETMTVHSVTTGRTLHIPFDFSCLDSEAHRPGLLILEQGQTERLLLKAVRDTGLCDVRFGAEVTGVSQDADAVTLTFREDGAQHRLTTQFAVGCDGAGSFVRNALDLPFPGVTLPVRPMLADVRIDDERDALPWPRNRNSAEGITSAMRLAPGLWRIIGIEPGGADVDEAVTDDEVRARAAEVLGSGPAKVTWANRFQLQRRGSPRYRVGRVLLAGDAAHVFPPAMGQGMNAGIQDAHNLAWKLARAVCGGDTDRLLDSYDDERRGVIGEVSRYVTRVTRVGIQAPAFIRSAVLHSIRWALAIPPLRRKSLRSLAMLDRDYGASPLLASGERAAGVRLPNVELGGVSGEATRIYDVLPDGPALLDIGTGDRVADDLPAVLRIGASGYHDASQALRDVLGADSGWILVRPDRHVAWARTGSAADLKTACSYALGGRL; encoded by the coding sequence ATGACGCCACCAGATTCAGCGCACGTCGCGATCGTCGGGGCGGGACCTGTCGGATTGGCGTTGGCGCTCGGCCTGGGGCGCTACGGCGTGCGCTCGGTGCTGTTCGAACGCGAAGCGGCCACCAGTGCGCAATCCAAAGCGCCGGCCATCCATCAACGCAGCCGAGAGATCCTGCGGCAGTGGGGCGTCGAGGATTCACTCGTGCATGCCGGCACGCTGCTTGAGACGATGACCGTGCACTCGGTGACCACCGGGCGGACGCTGCACATTCCGTTCGACTTCTCGTGCCTGGACTCCGAGGCGCACCGTCCCGGGCTGTTGATTCTCGAGCAGGGCCAGACCGAGCGGTTGCTACTGAAGGCGGTGCGCGACACCGGCCTCTGCGACGTGCGGTTTGGCGCCGAGGTCACCGGGGTGAGTCAGGACGCCGACGCGGTGACGCTGACCTTCCGCGAAGACGGTGCGCAACATCGGCTGACCACACAGTTCGCCGTGGGCTGCGACGGGGCGGGCAGTTTCGTCCGCAATGCCCTCGACCTCCCGTTCCCGGGGGTGACGTTGCCGGTGCGTCCAATGCTTGCCGACGTCCGTATCGACGACGAACGCGATGCACTGCCCTGGCCGCGTAACCGCAACAGCGCCGAGGGCATCACCAGCGCGATGCGCCTGGCGCCCGGTCTGTGGCGAATCATCGGCATCGAGCCTGGTGGAGCCGACGTCGACGAAGCGGTCACCGACGACGAGGTCCGCGCCCGGGCCGCTGAGGTGCTCGGCTCCGGACCGGCAAAAGTGACCTGGGCGAACCGATTTCAATTGCAGCGACGGGGTAGTCCGCGCTACCGGGTCGGCCGGGTCCTGCTCGCCGGAGACGCGGCCCACGTCTTTCCGCCGGCGATGGGCCAGGGCATGAACGCCGGAATCCAGGATGCCCACAACCTGGCCTGGAAGCTCGCCCGAGCAGTGTGCGGCGGGGACACCGACCGGCTGCTCGACTCCTACGACGACGAGCGCCGAGGCGTCATCGGAGAGGTGTCCCGTTATGTGACGCGGGTGACCCGGGTGGGCATCCAAGCGCCGGCGTTCATCCGGTCGGCCGTACTGCACTCGATCCGGTGGGCACTGGCAATCCCACCACTTCGCCGAAAGTCCCTGCGCAGCTTGGCAATGCTCGACCGCGACTACGGCGCGTCCCCGCTGTTGGCGTCGGGGGAGCGCGCCGCGGGCGTGCGACTGCCGAACGTCGAGTTGGGTGGCGTCTCCGGTGAGGCGACCCGGATCTATGACGTGCTGCCGGACGGACCCGCGCTGTTGGACATCGGAACCGGCGACCGCGTCGCGGACGATCTGCCCGCAGTGCTGCGCATCGGTGCGAGCGGATACCACGACGCGAGCCAGGCCTTGCGCGACGTGCTCGGCGCCGACAGCGGCTGGATCCTGGTGCGCCCTGACCGGCACGTGGCGTGGGCCCGGACCGGCTCCGCGGCAGATCTGAAGACGGCGTGCAGCTATGCGCTGGGCGGCCGGCTGTAA
- a CDS encoding GbsR/MarR family transcriptional regulator: protein MYRAGSAEYATRQRARRSADTSGGPTKRAGPPTNPQVRQFVDRFAEMMRATGMPRTPARVLAALLVSDSGALTAAELGEQLEVSPAAVSKAVRFLEAFALVSRERPVGQRREVYRFTGDWAETFARRDALFAPWEMGAREGARLVGAQTPAGHRLAEMARFMRHTRDTIRRVRREWR from the coding sequence ATCTACCGCGCCGGGTCGGCCGAATACGCGACGCGGCAACGGGCCCGCAGATCCGCCGACACCTCGGGTGGCCCGACGAAGCGAGCTGGCCCTCCCACGAATCCGCAAGTCCGTCAGTTCGTCGACAGGTTCGCCGAGATGATGCGAGCCACCGGTATGCCCCGGACACCGGCGCGCGTGCTGGCAGCCCTGCTGGTCAGCGACTCCGGCGCGCTCACTGCTGCCGAGCTGGGCGAGCAACTGGAAGTGAGCCCCGCTGCGGTATCCAAAGCAGTGCGCTTCTTGGAGGCGTTCGCACTGGTCAGCCGAGAACGCCCAGTCGGTCAGCGCCGCGAGGTCTACCGTTTCACCGGTGACTGGGCCGAGACGTTCGCTCGGCGCGACGCACTGTTCGCGCCCTGGGAGATGGGCGCGCGCGAGGGTGCCCGGTTGGTCGGGGCCCAGACACCAGCCGGCCACCGGCTCGCCGAGATGGCCCGATTCATGCGACACACCCGTGACACCATTCGCCGGGTCCGACGCGAATGGCGTTGA
- a CDS encoding TIGR02206 family membrane protein, which produces MIALFVVGAVGLIWLGRRQSERQARLFGRVVGAVTGVIYAAVLIYMVLDPGVTDAIPLRLTDIATIVAAVAWWSQRHWAFAITYYWGLVLSAQALVSPVLHAPDFPSVEYLAFWAIHLLVVWAAIYLTWGRGMRPTWHSYRLVAGVTVVWAVVTFLVNLATGANYGFLNEKPATTTLLDALGPWPVYILVAAALVLVVWALMTWPWQRVRRGQSEQVPG; this is translated from the coding sequence ATGATCGCCCTGTTCGTCGTCGGCGCGGTAGGCCTGATCTGGCTCGGCCGCCGTCAGAGCGAACGCCAGGCACGGCTGTTCGGGCGTGTCGTTGGAGCGGTGACGGGGGTCATCTATGCCGCGGTGTTGATCTACATGGTGCTCGACCCCGGTGTCACCGACGCGATACCGCTGCGCCTGACCGATATCGCCACCATCGTCGCCGCTGTCGCCTGGTGGTCACAACGACATTGGGCCTTCGCGATCACCTATTACTGGGGGCTGGTCCTCAGTGCGCAGGCACTGGTGTCTCCGGTGTTGCACGCGCCCGATTTCCCGAGCGTGGAATATCTGGCGTTCTGGGCGATTCACCTGCTGGTTGTCTGGGCGGCCATCTACCTGACCTGGGGACGCGGGATGAGACCGACGTGGCACAGCTACCGGTTGGTGGCCGGTGTCACGGTGGTGTGGGCGGTTGTCACCTTCCTGGTCAATCTGGCGACGGGCGCCAACTACGGCTTCCTCAACGAAAAGCCGGCCACCACGACGCTGTTGGACGCGCTGGGGCCGTGGCCGGTGTACATCCTCGTCGCCGCGGCACTGGTCCTGGTCGTCTGGGCGTTGATGACGTGGCCGTGGCAGCGCGTGCGTCGCGGCCAATCCGAACAGGTGCCCGGATAG
- a CDS encoding IS481 family transposase has product MSKARVVVLEVTSGHLTVTEAANQYGLSRQHIYRLLARYRDGGLAAVDARSRRPTSNPRAVSDDVIIAIVTLREALTADGLDAGPLTLQWHLGQRGLPVPSTSTIRRILHHHGLITAQPRKRPKSSYRRFEASQPNECWQSDFTHWALADGTDTEILSWLDDCSRYLLTCTAYPRVTGADVVASFTDTAATHGLPAATLTDNGAVYTSRFTHGHNDFERLLNSLGVTQKNGRPGHPQTQGKIERFHRTLKLWLSQHQRPSTLAELQQLLDTFAMIYNTERPHRAHRHSATPHTVYHALPKAHPAGVTEHFRIRHDTVDQFGKLTLRYSSRLHHLGIGRQHAHTPVLILVTTQTVTVISKTSHQLIASHHIDPDRNYWRNQQKNPGRWPGQSVTDDATQV; this is encoded by the coding sequence ATGTCCAAAGCGCGTGTGGTCGTCCTCGAAGTCACCAGCGGCCACCTGACAGTCACCGAAGCGGCAAACCAGTACGGGCTGTCGCGCCAACACATCTACCGGCTGCTCGCCCGCTACCGCGACGGCGGCCTGGCGGCTGTCGACGCCCGCTCACGGCGCCCGACCAGCAACCCTCGCGCCGTGTCCGACGACGTCATCATCGCCATCGTCACGCTGCGCGAAGCGCTGACCGCCGACGGCCTCGACGCCGGACCCCTGACCCTGCAGTGGCATCTGGGCCAACGTGGGCTGCCGGTGCCCTCAACCTCGACCATCCGGCGCATCCTGCACCACCACGGCCTCATCACCGCCCAGCCGCGCAAGCGTCCTAAAAGCTCCTACCGGCGCTTTGAAGCCTCCCAGCCCAATGAATGCTGGCAATCCGACTTCACCCACTGGGCCCTGGCCGACGGCACTGACACCGAGATCTTGTCCTGGCTCGACGACTGCTCTCGCTACCTGCTGACCTGCACCGCCTACCCCCGCGTCACCGGCGCAGACGTCGTGGCCAGCTTCACCGACACCGCCGCCACCCACGGACTGCCCGCCGCCACGCTGACCGACAACGGCGCGGTCTACACCTCACGATTCACCCACGGCCACAACGACTTCGAGCGCCTCCTCAACAGCCTCGGCGTCACCCAAAAGAACGGCCGCCCAGGCCACCCGCAAACCCAAGGAAAGATCGAACGCTTCCACCGAACCCTCAAGCTCTGGCTCAGCCAACACCAGCGCCCCTCGACACTGGCTGAGCTACAACAGCTGCTCGACACCTTCGCCATGATCTACAACACCGAGCGTCCCCACCGCGCCCACCGCCACAGCGCCACACCGCACACCGTCTACCACGCCCTGCCCAAAGCCCACCCCGCCGGCGTCACCGAGCACTTCCGTATCCGCCACGACACCGTGGACCAATTCGGCAAGCTCACCCTGCGCTACAGCAGCCGCCTACACCACCTCGGCATCGGCCGCCAACACGCCCACACCCCAGTCCTGATCCTCGTGACCACCCAAACCGTCACCGTCATCAGCAAAACCAGCCACCAACTCATCGCCAGCCACCACATCGACCCCGACCGCAACTACTGGCGCAACCAACAGAAAAACCCCGGCCGATGGCCGGGGCAATCTGTCACCGATGACGCGACTCAGGTGTAA
- the glpR gene encoding gephyrin-like molybdotransferase receptor GlpR, which yields MPSIPQSLLWISLVVLWLFVLVPMLISKRDAVRRTSDVALATRVLNSAGSARLRRRGPAAGHRSDPDWQPADTDDDEIDDEDIAAEPSRSVVMVAAEPKAAVDEPDYLDVDVVEDSGALAVGGAAETVDVDEIDELDEIDDVDEIEDIDDARDGEAVAEDDADDDEGYEYVDDSSGLEAPSEADLRIADSIGASRRRRRESDTAAAVSARKYRFRTRTLTVMAVLLLTSAVAAMTWSSSMWWVCGTVGVVAALYLAYLRRQTRIEEQVRRRRAQRMARSRLGVENTSDREFDVVPSRLRRPGAAVLEIDDEDPEFEHLDYVAFARHYDLPRAAGQ from the coding sequence ATGCCAAGCATCCCCCAGTCTCTCCTCTGGATCTCACTTGTCGTGCTCTGGCTGTTCGTGCTGGTGCCGATGTTGATCAGCAAACGTGACGCGGTGCGCCGCACCAGTGACGTGGCGCTGGCCACTCGAGTGCTCAACAGCGCCGGCAGCGCGCGGTTGCGCCGTCGAGGGCCGGCCGCAGGTCACCGCAGCGATCCGGACTGGCAGCCTGCCGACACCGATGACGACGAGATCGACGACGAGGACATCGCTGCCGAGCCGAGTCGATCGGTGGTGATGGTGGCTGCCGAGCCGAAGGCGGCCGTCGACGAGCCCGACTATCTCGACGTCGACGTCGTCGAGGACTCGGGCGCACTCGCGGTAGGCGGGGCGGCCGAGACCGTTGACGTTGACGAGATCGATGAACTTGACGAGATCGATGACGTCGACGAGATCGAGGACATCGATGACGCGCGTGACGGCGAGGCTGTCGCAGAAGACGACGCTGACGACGATGAAGGCTACGAGTACGTCGACGACTCGTCCGGCCTGGAGGCGCCCTCGGAAGCCGACCTGCGCATCGCGGATTCGATCGGAGCATCGCGCCGGCGTCGGCGGGAATCCGACACTGCGGCAGCGGTGTCGGCGCGCAAGTACCGATTCCGCACCCGCACCCTGACGGTGATGGCGGTGTTGCTGCTGACCAGCGCGGTCGCGGCGATGACGTGGTCGTCGTCGATGTGGTGGGTGTGTGGCACCGTCGGTGTGGTCGCCGCGCTGTATCTGGCCTACCTGCGCCGCCAGACCCGCATCGAGGAGCAGGTGCGTCGCCGGCGGGCGCAGCGGATGGCCAGGTCGCGGCTTGGTGTGGAGAACACCAGTGATCGGGAGTTCGACGTCGTACCGTCGCGGCTGCGCCGACCGGGTGCGGCGGTCCTGGAGATCGACGACGAAGACCCCGAGTTCGAACACCTCGACTACGTCGCATTCGCCCGCCACTACGACCTGCCGCGGGCAGCCGGTCAGTAG
- a CDS encoding GNAT family N-acetyltransferase, producing MNLLSPRSQHPGWPMAVGPLRVRGGVVRLRPVRLRDAAQWSRIRLADRQHLEPWEPSTEMAWEVRHSVAAWPSVCSGLRAEARKGRMLPYIIDVDGQFVGQLTIGNVTHGALRSAWIGYWVASGSTGGGVATAALALGLDHCFGPVMMHRVEATVRPENAASRAVLARAGFREEGLLRRYLHVDGAWRDHLLVAMTVEEVDGSVSSRLVRAGRASWA from the coding sequence GTGAACCTGTTGAGCCCGCGTTCCCAGCATCCCGGGTGGCCGATGGCCGTGGGTCCGCTGCGGGTGCGCGGCGGGGTGGTGCGGCTGCGTCCGGTGCGACTGCGTGACGCAGCGCAGTGGAGCCGGATCAGGCTGGCCGATCGGCAGCACCTGGAACCGTGGGAACCGTCGACGGAGATGGCCTGGGAGGTCCGCCACTCGGTGGCGGCATGGCCCTCGGTGTGTTCGGGGCTGCGCGCCGAGGCCCGTAAGGGGCGGATGCTGCCCTACATCATCGACGTGGACGGCCAGTTCGTCGGGCAGCTCACCATCGGCAATGTGACGCACGGGGCCCTGCGTTCGGCGTGGATCGGGTACTGGGTGGCCAGCGGGTCGACTGGGGGTGGGGTGGCGACCGCGGCATTGGCGTTGGGACTGGACCACTGTTTCGGTCCGGTGATGATGCATCGGGTGGAAGCGACCGTCCGCCCGGAAAACGCCGCCAGCCGTGCGGTGTTGGCCAGGGCGGGATTCCGTGAAGAGGGGCTGTTGCGGCGCTACCTGCACGTCGACGGCGCGTGGCGGGACCACCTGTTGGTGGCGATGACGGTCGAGGAAGTCGACGGTTCGGTGAGCTCGAGGTTGGTCCGCGCGGGCCGTGCCTCGTGGGCGTGA
- the glp gene encoding gephyrin-like molybdotransferase Glp yields the protein MRSVEEQQARVVAAAVAPRPVRVAIAEAQGLMCAEEVVTERPLPGFDQAAIDGYAVRSVDVLGGGEDDEDHEDDAETGDREISLPVMGLIEAGARTPSRLQPRQAARVQTGAPMPTLADAVLPLRWTDGGQSRVRVLRGVRSGAYVRRTGDDVQPGDVAVRAGTIIGAAQVGLLAAVGRERVLVHPRPRLSVMSVGGELVDISRTPGNGQVYDVNSYALAAAGRDAGAEVNRVGIVPTDPKLLREVVEGQLNRAEVVVIAGAVGGAAAEGVRGVLADLGEMEVARIAMHPGSVQGFGQLGDDRVPVFLLPANPVSALVVFEVMVRPLIRLSLGKRQPMRRIVRARALSPIASVQGRKGYLRGQLMRDQDTGEYLVQALGAAPGASHLLATLAEANCLVIVPSEAEQVRTGELVDVAFLAQRG from the coding sequence GTGCGTTCGGTGGAGGAGCAACAGGCGCGGGTAGTGGCGGCTGCGGTCGCACCGCGACCGGTTCGGGTCGCGATCGCCGAAGCCCAGGGTTTGATGTGCGCCGAAGAAGTGGTGACCGAGCGTCCGCTGCCGGGGTTCGACCAGGCGGCCATCGACGGTTACGCGGTGCGCAGCGTCGACGTCCTCGGCGGCGGTGAGGACGACGAGGACCATGAGGACGATGCTGAGACCGGGGACCGGGAGATCAGCCTGCCGGTGATGGGTCTGATCGAGGCGGGTGCGCGCACACCGAGTCGGTTACAGCCTCGCCAGGCCGCCCGGGTGCAGACCGGGGCGCCGATGCCGACGCTCGCCGACGCCGTCCTTCCGCTGCGCTGGACCGACGGTGGTCAGTCCCGGGTGCGCGTGCTGCGCGGCGTCCGGTCCGGGGCCTACGTGCGTCGCACCGGCGACGATGTGCAACCCGGCGACGTGGCGGTGCGCGCCGGCACCATCATCGGGGCCGCACAAGTCGGATTGTTGGCCGCGGTCGGTCGCGAGCGCGTGCTGGTCCATCCCCGGCCTCGGCTGTCGGTGATGTCGGTAGGCGGCGAACTCGTCGACATCTCGCGGACTCCCGGCAACGGCCAGGTCTACGACGTCAACTCCTACGCGCTGGCCGCCGCGGGCCGCGATGCCGGCGCCGAGGTGAACCGCGTCGGCATTGTGCCCACCGATCCGAAGCTGCTGCGCGAGGTGGTCGAAGGACAGCTAAACCGTGCTGAGGTGGTCGTCATCGCCGGGGCGGTCGGGGGAGCGGCCGCCGAAGGCGTGCGGGGGGTGCTCGCCGACCTCGGTGAGATGGAGGTCGCCCGTATCGCGATGCACCCGGGCTCGGTGCAGGGGTTTGGCCAGCTGGGGGATGACCGGGTTCCGGTGTTCCTGCTTCCGGCCAATCCGGTCAGCGCGCTGGTGGTGTTCGAGGTGATGGTCCGTCCGTTGATCAGGCTCTCGCTGGGTAAGCGGCAGCCGATGCGGCGCATCGTCCGGGCTCGGGCGTTGTCGCCGATCGCGTCGGTGCAGGGCCGTAAGGGGTACCTGCGCGGGCAGCTGATGCGTGACCAGGACACCGGCGAGTACCTGGTGCAGGCGCTCGGCGCCGCGCCGGGCGCCTCCCACTTGTTGGCGACGCTGGCCGAGGCGAACTGTCTGGTGATCGTGCCCAGTGAGGCCGAGCAGGTTCGCACCGGTGAGCTCGTCGACGTCGCGTTCCTGGCCCAACGCGGCTAA
- a CDS encoding UTP--glucose-1-phosphate uridylyltransferase — MSRSDVPIPHTAVVPAAGLGTRFLPATKTVPKELLPVVDTPGIELVAAEAAEAGAERLIIITSEGKDGVVAHFVEDLVLEGTLEARGKKSMLEKVRRAAALIKVESVVQAEPLGLGHAVGCVEASLAPDEDAIAVLLPDDLVLPTGVLETMAKVRAKRGGSVLCAIEVEPDKISAYGVFDVETVPDAVNPNVLKVKGMVEKPKAEDAPSPYAAAGRYLLDRAIFDALRRIPRGAGGEIQLTDAIALLIDEGHPVHVVVHRGSRHDLGNPGGYLKAAVDFALERDDYGPELRQWLVERLGLAPETTEH, encoded by the coding sequence ATGAGTCGGTCTGACGTCCCTATTCCGCACACCGCTGTCGTGCCCGCGGCGGGTCTGGGAACGCGGTTTCTGCCCGCCACCAAGACCGTCCCCAAAGAGTTGTTGCCCGTTGTCGACACCCCCGGTATCGAGCTGGTGGCCGCCGAGGCCGCCGAGGCCGGGGCCGAGCGTCTGATCATCATCACCTCCGAAGGCAAGGACGGCGTCGTCGCGCACTTCGTCGAGGACCTGGTGTTGGAGGGCACTCTCGAGGCCCGCGGCAAGAAGTCGATGCTGGAGAAGGTGCGTCGGGCTGCAGCACTGATCAAGGTGGAATCGGTGGTGCAGGCCGAGCCGCTGGGGCTGGGACACGCCGTCGGCTGTGTGGAAGCCAGCCTGGCTCCCGACGAGGACGCCATTGCCGTGCTGTTACCCGACGATCTGGTGCTGCCCACCGGTGTGCTGGAAACGATGGCCAAGGTGCGCGCCAAGCGCGGCGGTTCGGTGTTGTGCGCGATCGAGGTCGAGCCGGACAAGATCAGCGCCTACGGCGTGTTCGATGTCGAGACGGTTCCCGACGCCGTGAACCCGAATGTGCTGAAGGTCAAGGGCATGGTGGAAAAGCCCAAGGCCGAGGACGCGCCGTCGCCGTATGCCGCAGCCGGTCGCTACCTGCTCGACCGGGCGATCTTCGACGCGCTGCGGCGCATCCCGCGCGGGGCGGGCGGCGAAATTCAGCTCACCGACGCGATCGCATTGTTGATCGACGAGGGCCATCCGGTGCATGTGGTGGTCCATCGGGGGTCTCGACACGATCTGGGAAATCCCGGGGGCTACCTGAAGGCTGCGGTTGACTTTGCGTTGGAGCGGGACGACTACGGCCCCGAGCTACGTCAATGGTTGGTCGAGCGGTTAGGGCTCGCTCCCGAGACGACCGAGCACTAG
- a CDS encoding 5-formyltetrahydrofolate cyclo-ligase, which produces MPRTKTQVRGTILAARRSLTEQQRRLESSALGRHLENLTDAPSTVCAYVPVGTEPGSLAALDTLTDRGVVILLPVARADADGTPLPLRWGRYRPGALVEAPFGLREPAAPWLPAEHVATASTVLVPALAVDRRGTRLGRGAGFYDRTLRLADPQARLIAVVRDDEVVAQLPAEPHDVAMTHALTPGSGVIELAHRE; this is translated from the coding sequence GTGCCACGCACGAAAACACAGGTGCGCGGCACAATTCTGGCTGCGCGGAGGTCCTTGACCGAGCAACAACGCCGGCTCGAGAGCAGCGCGCTGGGCCGCCATCTGGAGAACCTGACCGACGCTCCGTCGACGGTGTGCGCCTACGTGCCGGTGGGCACCGAACCCGGTTCGCTGGCCGCGCTGGACACCTTGACCGACCGCGGCGTGGTCATCCTGCTTCCGGTCGCCCGTGCTGACGCCGACGGCACGCCGCTGCCACTGCGCTGGGGGCGCTACCGTCCCGGCGCTCTGGTGGAGGCTCCATTCGGCCTGCGTGAGCCCGCTGCCCCGTGGTTGCCCGCCGAACACGTCGCAACCGCGTCCACGGTGCTGGTGCCGGCCCTCGCGGTGGACCGACGGGGAACCCGCCTGGGACGAGGTGCGGGCTTCTACGACCGGACGCTCCGGCTCGCCGACCCGCAGGCCCGACTGATCGCCGTGGTCCGCGACGACGAGGTGGTCGCGCAGCTGCCCGCAGAGCCGCACGACGTCGCGATGACGCACGCGCTGACGCCCGGCAGCGGTGTGATCGAGCTCGCCCACCGGGAATGA
- a CDS encoding FmdB family zinc ribbon protein yields the protein MPTYSYACTECSNKFDVVQAFTDDSLTACPQCNGRLRKVFGKVGVVFKGSGFYRTDSRESAKSSSGSNGSSVAASASSSDSSATSSDSSASASSSSSSSSSSSSSAPATAAASS from the coding sequence GTGCCCACCTATTCGTATGCATGCACCGAATGCAGCAACAAGTTCGACGTGGTGCAGGCGTTCACTGACGACTCGTTGACCGCGTGCCCGCAGTGCAACGGCCGGCTGCGCAAGGTGTTCGGCAAGGTCGGCGTGGTGTTCAAGGGCAGCGGGTTCTACCGCACCGACAGTCGCGAGTCGGCCAAGAGTTCGAGCGGCTCCAACGGCAGTTCGGTCGCCGCGTCGGCTTCCTCGTCCGACTCGTCCGCGACCTCGTCCGACTCCTCGGCGTCAGCGTCATCATCGTCGTCGTCGAGTTCGTCGAGTTCGTCGAGTGCCCCCGCGACCGCCGCCGCGTCCAGCTGA
- a CDS encoding SAF domain-containing protein, with the protein MGDSLSPSAISRLAIALRPDWSRTVAARRALAAVLVVLAAVAAWRDDPHADRADVVIAVHDLGPGVQLSAADVRRESRRARDLPEGALIRVDEVVGATLAGPMRQGEIVTDVRVLGPRLAEATLGPDTRIVPLPLADAAVVELVRVGDVVDIVAAPPSADVGTQARLIATDAVVVLVSPEGSGPTSRSNRVVLVALPAAAARTVAGAALVQAVTVTLH; encoded by the coding sequence ATGGGGGATTCGCTGAGTCCGTCGGCCATCAGCCGTCTGGCCATCGCACTTCGGCCGGACTGGTCGCGGACCGTGGCGGCCCGACGGGCGCTGGCCGCGGTACTGGTCGTATTGGCCGCAGTCGCGGCATGGCGTGACGATCCCCATGCCGATCGCGCCGACGTGGTGATCGCCGTGCACGATCTGGGCCCGGGCGTGCAACTGAGCGCGGCCGACGTTCGACGCGAAAGTCGCAGGGCCCGTGACCTTCCCGAAGGTGCACTGATCCGGGTCGACGAGGTCGTCGGCGCCACGCTGGCCGGCCCAATGCGTCAGGGAGAGATCGTGACCGATGTCCGGGTGCTGGGGCCGCGGCTGGCCGAAGCCACTCTCGGTCCGGACACTCGCATCGTGCCGTTGCCGCTGGCCGATGCGGCCGTGGTCGAGTTGGTCCGCGTCGGTGACGTCGTGGATATCGTGGCCGCACCGCCGTCCGCCGACGTCGGAACCCAGGCGCGGCTGATCGCCACCGACGCGGTGGTCGTGCTGGTATCTCCTGAGGGCAGCGGGCCCACCTCGCGCAGTAATCGAGTCGTCCTCGTCGCTCTGCCCGCCGCCGCGGCCCGGACGGTCGCGGGAGCTGCTCTGGTTCAGGCCGTCACGGTGACGTTGCATTGA
- the mscL gene encoding large-conductance mechanosensitive channel protein MscL — protein sequence MLKGFKEFISRGNVIDLAVAVVIGAAFTGLVTAFTQNVIQPLVDRIGAGPDAEYGILRIPLGGDQFVDLNAVLSAAINFLIVAAVIYFVIVVPFKKLKERDTKVETEETELTLLTEIRDLLRAEAAPTSAGRHGITDTDTDTRQ from the coding sequence ATGCTGAAGGGATTCAAAGAGTTCATCTCCCGAGGAAACGTCATCGATCTGGCGGTTGCGGTGGTCATCGGCGCCGCATTCACCGGATTGGTCACGGCGTTCACACAGAATGTCATTCAGCCACTCGTCGACCGGATCGGCGCGGGGCCCGACGCCGAATACGGCATTCTGCGGATTCCGCTGGGCGGCGATCAATTCGTCGACCTCAACGCCGTGCTGTCAGCAGCGATCAACTTCCTGATCGTGGCCGCAGTGATCTACTTCGTCATCGTGGTGCCGTTCAAGAAGCTGAAGGAACGCGACACCAAGGTGGAAACCGAAGAGACCGAACTGACGCTGCTGACCGAGATCCGCGACCTGCTCCGAGCAGAAGCCGCACCGACCAGCGCCGGACGGCACGGCATTACGGACACGGACACCGATACGAGGCAGTGA
- a CDS encoding MspA family porin produces MKTISRILIVMIASIAALFVSTGTSNAGLDNELSVVDGQGRTLTIQQWDTFLNGVFPLDRNRLTREWFHSGKASYIVDGEGADDFQGTMELGYQVGFPWSLGVGINFSYTTPNIAFDGLQGVGFFDPVFGNEFSGIVTPPLFPGVSISADLGNGPGIQEVATFSVDVEGPGGSVVVSNAHGTVTGAAGGVLLRPFARLVSSTGDSVTTYGEPWNMN; encoded by the coding sequence ATGAAAACCATCAGTCGGATATTGATCGTGATGATTGCGTCGATCGCCGCATTGTTCGTGAGCACTGGCACGTCGAATGCAGGTCTGGACAACGAGTTGAGTGTGGTCGACGGCCAGGGCCGGACGTTGACCATTCAGCAGTGGGACACCTTCCTCAACGGGGTGTTCCCGCTGGACCGCAACCGGCTGACCCGTGAGTGGTTCCACTCGGGCAAGGCCAGCTACATCGTCGATGGCGAGGGCGCCGACGACTTCCAAGGCACCATGGAGCTCGGTTACCAGGTGGGCTTCCCGTGGTCGCTGGGTGTGGGTATCAACTTCAGCTACACCACCCCCAACATCGCCTTCGACGGCCTACAGGGTGTCGGTTTCTTCGACCCGGTGTTCGGTAACGAGTTCTCCGGCATCGTGACCCCGCCGCTGTTCCCGGGTGTGTCGATCAGCGCGGACCTGGGCAATGGTCCGGGTATCCAGGAGGTCGCGACGTTCTCGGTGGATGTCGAAGGTCCCGGTGGTTCGGTGGTGGTGTCCAACGCGCACGGCACGGTCACCGGTGCGGCCGGTGGTGTGTTGCTGCGTCCGTTCGCCCGGCTGGTCTCCTCGACCGGTGACAGCGTCACCACCTACGGCGAGCCCTGGAACATGAACTGA